A genomic stretch from Antarcticibacterium flavum includes:
- a CDS encoding HNH endonuclease — translation MSDIISKPYVWTIAEKQVIKDNFGNHNDWPKGIFNNLKEKLIDYLRIQQKNKCCYCKYDLGFDIKQVDIEHIVPKSRHERFTFEPLNLALSCPGCNTKKSVKPVLNTITVKYSKNSNNYKIVHAHFDNYSDHINIVNGCVFTANSAKGSETITYCELFRLSTVEEKIKATKGLETSTLESLVIDLKNASNEKKEELVKLLTNAIR, via the coding sequence ATGAGCGATATAATTTCAAAACCATATGTCTGGACAATTGCCGAAAAACAAGTTATAAAAGATAATTTCGGAAATCATAATGACTGGCCTAAAGGAATATTTAATAACTTAAAAGAGAAGTTAATTGATTATTTGAGAATTCAACAGAAAAACAAATGTTGTTATTGTAAATATGACTTAGGATTCGACATTAAACAAGTTGATATTGAACATATTGTTCCTAAATCAAGACACGAAAGATTCACATTTGAACCATTAAATTTGGCATTAAGCTGTCCCGGCTGTAATACCAAAAAAAGTGTTAAACCTGTCTTGAATACAATTACCGTTAAATATTCCAAAAACTCTAATAATTATAAAATCGTCCACGCCCATTTTGATAATTATTCAGACCATATCAATATCGTAAATGGTTGTGTATTTACTGCTAATTCTGCGAAAGGAAGTGAAACTATTACTTACTGTGAATTATTTCGTTTAAGCACAGTAGAAGAAAAAATAAAGGCTACTAAAGGATTAGAAACGTCAACTTTAGAGTCATTAGTCATTGATTTAAAGAATGCGTCTAACGAAAAAAAAGAAGAATTAGTTAAGCTTTTGACTAATGCCATTCGCTAA
- the tnpC gene encoding IS66 family transposase gives MEKSLETLSKQQLLALLEEQSAQATFHKKELQKSQQELKQKTKELKQKDKELARADEHLRSYLSKSGVLEEKVAYLESQLEMFRRMQFGQKRERFEDKEQLALPFEVTAQELEKREEAFTEKITYQRKKKNATHKGRQPLPDHLPVEEVKIYPKGDISQMKCIGQEETDELEYEPARFFIRRYIRYKYAHKSGEGVIIGELPERVIDKGIPGSGLVTSLLVDKYCDHMPLHRQLERFKREKVPIPPSTMNGWCARGIDRIVPLFEELIADVKSQGYLQVDETTIKVQDEGKKGKTHLGYYWVYHSPIDGNVVFDYQPGRGQKAPEAMLKDFKGYLQTDGYAVYDHYAKKEEVTHLGCWAHARRYYEKSLDNDPERATRALKEIQKIYAIERKIKEANLSPEQIKEVRLKEALPVINELGKWMTQQLKFTLPKSLIGKALAYSVSRWDALCAYLYDGNLFIDNNQIEGKIRPVAVGRKNYLFAGSHKAAQRAAAIYSFFAICKKHQVNPYEWLKYTLENIMTIKYKDIKNLYPQNYKKLQLGK, from the coding sequence ATGGAAAAATCCCTGGAAACCCTTTCAAAACAACAGTTGTTGGCCCTTTTAGAAGAGCAATCAGCGCAGGCGACATTCCATAAAAAAGAGCTTCAAAAATCTCAGCAAGAATTAAAACAAAAGACTAAGGAATTAAAGCAAAAAGACAAGGAACTTGCCCGGGCTGATGAGCATCTTCGCAGCTATTTGAGTAAGTCCGGAGTTCTAGAGGAAAAAGTGGCCTACCTGGAGAGCCAGCTGGAGATGTTCCGAAGGATGCAGTTCGGTCAGAAACGCGAGCGTTTTGAAGATAAGGAACAGTTGGCTTTGCCTTTTGAGGTTACTGCCCAGGAGCTTGAAAAACGAGAAGAAGCCTTTACAGAAAAGATTACCTACCAGCGTAAGAAGAAAAATGCCACTCATAAAGGGCGTCAGCCGCTTCCGGATCATCTTCCGGTAGAGGAAGTGAAGATCTATCCTAAGGGAGATATCTCTCAGATGAAGTGTATCGGTCAGGAAGAGACCGATGAATTGGAATACGAGCCTGCACGATTTTTTATTCGCAGATATATCCGGTATAAATACGCTCACAAATCCGGAGAAGGGGTGATCATCGGAGAACTTCCTGAGCGGGTGATCGATAAGGGTATTCCAGGATCCGGACTGGTAACTTCTCTATTAGTTGATAAATACTGTGACCATATGCCGCTTCACCGTCAGCTCGAACGTTTTAAAAGAGAAAAGGTCCCCATCCCTCCCTCTACTATGAATGGCTGGTGTGCCAGAGGGATCGATCGGATTGTTCCGCTCTTTGAAGAACTCATAGCCGATGTAAAATCTCAAGGCTACTTGCAGGTTGATGAAACAACAATAAAGGTGCAGGATGAGGGGAAAAAAGGAAAAACTCATCTGGGATATTATTGGGTATATCACAGTCCCATCGATGGAAATGTAGTCTTTGACTACCAGCCTGGCCGTGGGCAAAAGGCACCCGAAGCCATGCTTAAAGATTTTAAAGGCTACCTTCAGACAGACGGCTATGCGGTCTATGATCATTATGCTAAAAAAGAAGAGGTCACCCATTTAGGATGCTGGGCCCATGCCCGTCGTTATTATGAAAAATCGCTGGATAATGACCCGGAAAGGGCAACCCGTGCCTTAAAGGAGATCCAAAAAATATACGCTATTGAAAGAAAAATCAAAGAGGCAAATCTTAGTCCAGAGCAAATTAAAGAGGTGCGCCTTAAAGAAGCATTACCAGTAATTAATGAACTGGGGAAATGGATGACTCAGCAGCTTAAGTTTACCTTGCCCAAAAGTCTGATAGGAAAAGCACTTGCCTATAGTGTATCTAGGTGGGATGCGCTGTGTGCTTACCTGTATGACGGAAATTTATTTATAGATAATAATCAAATTGAAGGAAAAATTCGTCCGGTTGCTGTGGGAAGAAAAAATTACTTATTTGCAGGATCTCATAAAGCTGCTCAGAGAGCTGCGGCAATCTATTCCTTCTTTGCTATTTGTAAAAAGCACCAGGTGAATCCCTATGAGTGGTTAAAATATACCTTGGAAAATATCATGACCATCAAATACAAGGATATTAAGAATCTCTACCCCCAGAATTACAAAAAATTACAGCTGGGTAAATAA